A region from the Bradyrhizobium erythrophlei genome encodes:
- a CDS encoding GMC family oxidoreductase: protein MTGEESFEYVVVGAGAGGGVLAARLAEAGRRVLVLDAGDDPARPSDEVSPKSRPAWQDYEVPAFHPFASENSELSWNFWVRHYANTAQQQKDRRYRENWDGEAVDGVLYPRASGLGGCTGHNAMIIVRPNNADWNHIWQITGDASWRASSMQRYFRRLERCRYRWFVLRWLDRLFGWNPTGHGWRGWLSTECALPLRAILDWRLRRMMWRALLAAASLMPDAVEGWGWLTRSLGDPNDERLMDAEASTVCITPMSSARHARAGPRDFLLDVQRRCPGNLTIRLNAFVTRVRIDPVSRTASGVFYREGRRLYRAAARPHGEAGEEKFVEASREVILAGGAFNTPQLLMLSGVGDPQHLARNGIALVKRLPGVGQNLQDRYEIGVVNRVKRPWKALRGATYTATDRLYRQWRRWRTGAYTSNGLLLSAMFRSRTDQERPDLFCFFLLADFRGYYPGYSQRITKLDYLTWTVLKAYTPNTAGTVQLRSNDPLERPLINFHYFGEGNCAAAMDLDAVVTGIRVGRKVFDALEGLVAEEEVPGRHLYTDDQLRWHVENNAWGHHACGTCAMKPEDQGGVVDSEFRVHGIRNLRIVDASIFPRIPGYFIVTAVYMVAEKAADVLLGNRQCVRVNR from the coding sequence GTGACGGGGGAGGAAAGCTTCGAGTACGTTGTGGTCGGCGCGGGCGCTGGCGGCGGCGTGCTGGCTGCGCGATTAGCCGAGGCGGGCCGGCGCGTGCTGGTGCTGGACGCTGGCGATGATCCCGCAAGACCGTCGGACGAAGTATCGCCAAAGAGCCGGCCGGCATGGCAGGACTATGAGGTTCCTGCCTTCCATCCCTTTGCTTCCGAGAACTCGGAGCTCAGCTGGAATTTCTGGGTGCGCCACTATGCGAATACGGCGCAACAACAGAAGGATCGGCGCTACCGCGAGAACTGGGACGGCGAAGCGGTCGATGGCGTGCTCTATCCGCGCGCGAGTGGTCTTGGCGGCTGTACCGGCCACAACGCGATGATCATCGTTCGGCCGAACAATGCCGATTGGAACCACATTTGGCAGATAACCGGAGACGCGTCGTGGCGCGCGTCCAGCATGCAACGCTATTTTCGCCGGCTCGAACGCTGCCGTTACCGGTGGTTCGTGTTGAGATGGCTCGATCGGCTCTTTGGCTGGAACCCGACCGGACATGGCTGGCGTGGCTGGCTCTCGACTGAATGTGCGCTGCCGTTGCGCGCGATCCTGGATTGGCGCCTTCGGCGCATGATGTGGAGGGCGCTGCTCGCCGCCGCCAGTCTGATGCCGGATGCGGTTGAAGGCTGGGGCTGGCTGACGCGCAGCCTCGGCGATCCAAATGACGAGCGACTCATGGATGCCGAGGCCTCGACAGTCTGCATCACGCCGATGTCTTCCGCGCGCCATGCCCGCGCGGGGCCTCGCGATTTCCTGCTGGATGTGCAGCGGCGATGTCCGGGAAATTTGACCATACGGTTGAACGCATTCGTCACCCGCGTCAGGATTGATCCTGTTTCGCGAACTGCCTCCGGGGTTTTTTATCGTGAGGGGAGGCGGCTCTATCGGGCCGCCGCGCGGCCTCACGGCGAAGCCGGAGAAGAAAAGTTTGTCGAGGCGAGCCGAGAGGTGATCCTGGCCGGCGGCGCCTTCAACACCCCGCAGCTCCTGATGTTGTCGGGGGTCGGCGATCCCCAACACCTGGCGCGGAACGGAATCGCTCTGGTGAAGAGGTTACCCGGTGTCGGCCAAAACCTTCAGGACCGATATGAGATCGGCGTGGTCAATCGGGTCAAGCGGCCGTGGAAAGCCTTGCGTGGAGCGACTTACACTGCCACCGATCGGCTATACCGTCAGTGGCGACGGTGGCGGACTGGCGCCTATACCAGCAACGGCCTTCTGTTATCGGCCATGTTCCGGTCGCGGACCGACCAAGAGCGTCCCGACCTCTTTTGCTTTTTTCTGCTCGCCGATTTCCGCGGCTACTATCCGGGTTATTCGCAACGCATCACGAAGCTCGATTATCTTACCTGGACGGTCCTCAAGGCATACACGCCCAACACCGCAGGCACCGTGCAATTGCGATCCAATGACCCGTTGGAGCGGCCGCTGATCAACTTTCACTATTTTGGAGAGGGCAATTGCGCTGCAGCTATGGATCTCGATGCGGTCGTCACCGGAATTAGGGTGGGGCGCAAGGTGTTCGATGCGTTGGAGGGTCTGGTCGCCGAAGAGGAGGTCCCGGGCCGCCATCTCTATACCGATGATCAACTGAGGTGGCACGTCGAGAACAATGCCTGGGGCCATCACGCCTGCGGCACCTGCGCCATGAAGCCGGAAGACCAGGGGGGTGTGGTCGACAGCGAATTTCGAGTCCACGGCATACGAAATCTCCGGATCGTCGATGCGTCCATCTTCCCCCGCATCCCCGGCTATTTCATCGTTACCGCCGTATACATGGTCGCCGAAAAGGCCGCCGACGTTCTTCTGGGTAATCGCCAGTGCGTACGGGTAAACAGATGA
- a CDS encoding cytochrome c, with amino-acid sequence MTRIVSISLAVLLALIAIAIPLAWFVLLRPVAQPATNDPLQVFDHGSIGNESTQGIPYWIWRVLPTLFPEYLPGNQDGYGSIGVYWIAGEELPVGFSRKTLGVIPRVAPNCAFCHQGSYRLHADDPATFVPAGAGTRVNIQGFIRFLSAIGRNKDRFTADRVMAAITAIYDMPFYERLLYRYLLIPAVRKGFEEQATRFAWMDPRPGCPRPDWGPGRIDPFNPVKFSNLKLPDDCTIGNSDIMPLWHLDGLTDPSREYSLHWDGLSTSLRETAIAGAIGDGMNYQGYAGATAALDTIIDFVRLQKPPTSPFSARLNADDPYHVDGEQVEKGKAVYQDRCAVCHEPGGSRFRTVISATELDTDRHRIDMWTEAAKDRYSNYREGGYDWGFHAFHKTNGYLANELSGLWLRGPYLHNGSVPTLRDLLAPQSERAPKFYRGYDLVDPINGGFVSQAGTPAERFGTLYDTSIPGNANDGHPYGTDLPAGDKDALVAFLKTL; translated from the coding sequence ATGACCAGGATCGTCTCCATATCCCTGGCGGTTCTGCTCGCGTTGATCGCGATCGCGATCCCGCTCGCGTGGTTCGTCCTGCTGCGTCCGGTCGCGCAGCCCGCCACCAACGATCCGCTGCAGGTCTTCGACCACGGCTCGATCGGCAATGAAAGCACGCAAGGGATTCCCTATTGGATCTGGCGGGTGTTGCCGACGCTGTTTCCCGAATATCTGCCGGGCAACCAGGACGGCTACGGCTCGATCGGCGTCTATTGGATTGCCGGAGAAGAACTGCCCGTCGGTTTCTCCAGGAAGACACTCGGCGTCATCCCGCGGGTCGCGCCGAACTGCGCGTTCTGTCACCAGGGCAGCTATCGCCTGCATGCCGATGATCCCGCAACCTTTGTCCCGGCCGGCGCCGGCACGCGGGTCAATATCCAGGGCTTCATACGCTTCCTGTCCGCGATCGGCCGCAACAAGGATCGCTTCACCGCCGACAGGGTCATGGCTGCGATCACGGCCATCTACGACATGCCGTTCTACGAGCGCTTGCTGTATCGCTATTTGCTGATTCCAGCGGTCCGCAAGGGCTTCGAGGAGCAGGCTACTCGCTTTGCCTGGATGGACCCGCGACCCGGATGTCCGCGGCCGGATTGGGGGCCGGGGCGGATCGACCCGTTCAATCCCGTCAAGTTTTCCAATCTCAAGCTGCCCGACGATTGCACGATCGGGAATTCCGACATCATGCCGCTCTGGCATCTCGACGGCTTGACCGACCCGAGCCGCGAATATTCGCTGCACTGGGATGGGCTCAGCACCAGCCTGCGGGAAACCGCAATCGCGGGCGCGATCGGCGACGGCATGAATTATCAGGGTTATGCCGGTGCCACGGCGGCCCTGGACACCATCATCGATTTCGTCCGGCTGCAGAAGCCGCCGACGTCGCCATTCTCCGCCAGGCTCAATGCTGACGATCCCTATCACGTCGATGGGGAGCAGGTGGAGAAAGGCAAGGCTGTCTACCAGGATCGCTGCGCTGTCTGTCACGAGCCCGGCGGATCTCGCTTCCGCACCGTCATTTCGGCAACGGAGCTGGACACCGATCGTCATCGCATCGACATGTGGACCGAAGCTGCGAAGGATCGCTACAGCAACTATCGGGAGGGCGGCTACGATTGGGGCTTCCACGCATTCCATAAGACCAACGGTTACCTGGCCAATGAACTGAGCGGATTGTGGCTGCGCGGCCCCTATCTGCACAATGGCTCGGTGCCGACGCTGCGCGATCTCCTGGCGCCCCAGTCCGAGCGAGCACCAAAATTCTACCGCGGTTATGACTTGGTCGATCCGATCAATGGCGGATTTGTCAGTCAGGCGGGGACGCCGGCCGAGCGCTTTGGCACGCTCTACGACACGTCCATTCCCGGCAACGCGAACGACGGACATCCCTACGGTACCGATCTGCCTGCCGGCGACAAGGATGCGCTGGTGGCTTTCCTGAAGACCTTGTGA
- a CDS encoding c-type cytochrome, protein MNYDPPTPVERVLARYRWIRFLVVLLLLLLAVYYLAFVNQYVVAYKSPEDHFKYGSIGSEPNNGLPILVFKALGVMYRDELGPTGYRRFGLLYETEQSELPIGMSRRIVAGVERVWLNCAVCHVGTYRIHPTDKPTLVYGAPSNNLRLYDLLKFFLKVGADPKFNADNLIEAINSPEVGGHLNFIDRLIYRYIVFPRVQAGLMHLSRQFAFLGRQGDGAGNERPKYHPYYDWGPGRVDTFNPYKAIQFNFPMDAAHITVTELNGASDFPSIWGQHPRDGMHLHWDGNNTSVDERNLSAALGAGVTPVTVDIAAIKRVRDWIWDLKPKSFPGPSIDPLKAHGGRELFAEYCAGCHGMTDQAGDYSYDTNRFPRLGQIEDLKQIGTDPDRWQSYTQDFAAAQNTLYVGYPWRFSHFSKTAGYANQPLDGIWARSPYLHNGSVPTLRDLLEPVHDRPAKWYRGSDILDTGKVGYRYDGYGAPADDLFLYDTSVPGNSNSGHEGKDYGTELSPADKDALVEYMKTL, encoded by the coding sequence ATGAACTATGATCCGCCTACCCCGGTCGAACGCGTTCTGGCCCGCTATCGGTGGATTCGCTTCCTGGTCGTTCTGCTGTTGCTGTTACTCGCAGTCTATTACCTGGCTTTCGTGAACCAGTACGTCGTCGCCTACAAGAGCCCCGAGGACCATTTCAAGTACGGGTCGATCGGCAGCGAACCGAACAACGGGCTTCCCATCCTGGTATTCAAGGCGCTCGGGGTCATGTACCGCGACGAACTTGGGCCGACAGGCTACCGTCGGTTCGGATTGCTCTACGAAACGGAGCAGTCGGAGCTACCTATCGGCATGTCCCGGCGGATCGTCGCCGGCGTCGAGCGGGTCTGGCTCAATTGCGCCGTTTGCCATGTCGGCACCTACAGGATCCACCCGACCGACAAGCCTACGCTCGTCTACGGCGCGCCTTCCAACAATTTGCGTCTTTATGACCTGCTGAAATTCTTTCTCAAGGTCGGCGCCGACCCTAAATTTAATGCCGATAACCTGATCGAGGCTATCAACAGTCCCGAGGTTGGCGGGCACCTCAATTTTATTGATCGCTTGATTTACCGGTACATCGTGTTTCCACGCGTACAGGCCGGACTGATGCATCTTTCCCGGCAGTTTGCGTTCCTTGGCAGGCAAGGGGACGGCGCGGGCAACGAACGCCCCAAATACCATCCCTATTACGATTGGGGCCCGGGCCGGGTTGATACCTTCAATCCTTACAAGGCGATCCAATTCAATTTCCCGATGGATGCCGCGCACATCACGGTTACCGAACTGAACGGTGCTTCCGACTTCCCTTCGATCTGGGGACAGCATCCGCGCGACGGCATGCATCTTCATTGGGACGGCAACAACACGTCGGTCGATGAGCGCAATCTGAGTGCCGCTCTCGGCGCGGGCGTAACTCCCGTCACCGTCGATATCGCGGCGATCAAGCGGGTACGCGACTGGATTTGGGACCTGAAGCCGAAGTCATTCCCGGGTCCGTCGATCGATCCATTGAAAGCTCATGGCGGCCGCGAGCTCTTCGCGGAATATTGCGCCGGCTGCCACGGCATGACGGATCAGGCGGGAGACTACAGCTACGACACCAACCGCTTCCCCCGTCTCGGCCAGATCGAGGATCTGAAACAGATCGGCACGGATCCCGACCGCTGGCAATCCTACACGCAGGACTTCGCCGCCGCGCAGAACACGCTCTACGTCGGCTACCCCTGGCGTTTCAGCCATTTCAGCAAGACGGCCGGCTACGCCAATCAGCCACTCGACGGCATCTGGGCGCGTTCGCCCTATCTCCACAACGGCTCGGTGCCGACACTGCGGGACTTGCTGGAGCCGGTCCACGACCGCCCGGCGAAATGGTACCGGGGAAGCGACATCCTTGACACCGGCAAGGTCGGCTACCGCTACGACGGATATGGGGCGCCGGCGGACGATCTCTTTCTCTACGACACCTCCGTCCCGGGCAATTCAAACAGCGGACACGAGGGCAAGGACTATGGCACCGAACTGTCCCCGGCCGACAAGGATGCTTTGGTGGAGTATATGAAAACGCTATGA
- a CDS encoding NADH:flavin oxidoreductase, translated as MTQVMDGAFLHEDNAALIFSPLKFRRLEIKNRLFRSNLSGMFDEYNGYGGHTRINWEEKFAKGGVGCIISSYTPVAVRGRILIRYAMIDHDDKIPFWREVGKRVHEYDCRFLMQLSHSGRQQDMGGVENLFKKAQSSTSQKDFFHGILAQAMTVPEIHEIVEQFAQAARRAKEAGLDGVELHGANGYLITQFLSSGINDRTDDYGGPVENRARFVLEIVRAIRREVGPDFHLQMKINGVDHNDWLYPWKKKGNTLEDTLTICKMLLDDGKGVDAFHISSGSTFPHPRNPPGDISIQNLVRWYGGMLPSGIRTRLNYAIFNNPVGGPLFQWLWRLRRGKVIEGINAGYSKFLRDKISEIDPSIKFICTGGFQHAANIAGVIRDGSCDGVSMARPLIANNDLPQILRNANGPIKQKECTYCNKCLLNDLANPLGCYEVSRYDGDTFDEKWEDMIKSVMSVFQPPLFR; from the coding sequence ATGACGCAGGTTATGGACGGGGCGTTTTTACACGAAGACAACGCCGCGCTTATTTTTTCGCCGCTGAAATTTCGACGTCTTGAAATCAAAAACCGCCTGTTCCGGTCAAATCTGTCCGGAATGTTTGACGAGTATAACGGCTATGGCGGACATACGCGCATAAACTGGGAGGAGAAGTTCGCCAAAGGCGGTGTCGGCTGCATCATTTCGTCCTACACTCCCGTCGCGGTGCGCGGGCGAATTTTGATCCGATACGCGATGATAGATCACGACGACAAGATCCCGTTCTGGCGCGAGGTCGGCAAGCGGGTGCATGAGTATGATTGCCGCTTTCTCATGCAGCTCAGCCATTCCGGGCGACAGCAGGACATGGGCGGTGTCGAGAACCTGTTCAAGAAAGCCCAGAGTTCGACGAGCCAGAAGGATTTCTTTCACGGCATATTGGCGCAGGCCATGACCGTTCCAGAGATCCATGAGATCGTCGAGCAGTTTGCCCAGGCTGCACGACGTGCCAAGGAAGCGGGACTCGACGGCGTCGAGCTGCATGGCGCAAACGGGTATCTCATTACTCAGTTTTTGAGCTCGGGGATCAACGATCGAACCGACGACTATGGCGGCCCCGTGGAAAACAGGGCGCGGTTCGTTCTGGAGATCGTGCGGGCCATCCGCCGTGAAGTCGGGCCGGATTTTCATCTCCAGATGAAGATCAACGGCGTCGACCATAATGATTGGCTCTATCCCTGGAAGAAAAAGGGCAACACGCTCGAAGATACACTGACGATCTGCAAGATGCTGCTCGACGACGGCAAAGGCGTGGATGCCTTTCACATCTCCAGCGGATCGACGTTTCCCCATCCGCGCAATCCGCCGGGCGACATCTCGATTCAGAACCTGGTGCGCTGGTACGGCGGCATGCTGCCCTCAGGTATCCGCACCCGATTAAATTATGCGATCTTCAACAATCCAGTTGGCGGGCCGCTGTTTCAGTGGCTGTGGCGCTTGCGGCGCGGCAAGGTCATCGAAGGCATCAATGCCGGCTACAGCAAATTTCTACGCGACAAAATCTCGGAAATCGACCCGAGCATCAAATTTATCTGTACCGGCGGCTTCCAGCACGCCGCCAACATCGCCGGGGTGATAAGGGACGGCTCGTGTGACGGCGTCAGCATGGCGCGGCCGCTTATTGCCAACAACGACCTGCCGCAAATCCTGCGCAACGCCAACGGGCCGATCAAGCAGAAGGAATGCACATACTGCAACAAGTGTCTGCTCAATGACCTTGCCAATCCGCTCGGATGCTACGAGGTGTCCCGCTACGACGGCGACACATTCGACGAGAAATGGGAGGACATGATCAAGTCCGTCATGTCGGTTTTTCAGCCGCCGCTCTTCCGCTGA
- a CDS encoding ABC transporter substrate-binding protein: MLKGSLCLAALASLFMSGAAFAQEKIKVGVTATLEGTYTVLGEDGIRGFQTALNKFGKKVGDKELEFVIASTDATPDSAVRAVRKLIEQDKVQILLSPLSGDEGIAVKNFAKTHPELTFVNAASGAQETTYVDPAPNFFRYNMDGAQWQVGLGKYAYETKGYRKIATVGEDYSFIYTQVFGLVLDFCGAGGQITNRQWVPLGTKDFASVIAALPDDVDAVYLGLGGADAVNFLNQYQQAGGKAHLLGGSIMVDQTILSAKGNAKNALIGTIAASGQADTWEDPGWQAFVKDYQAAFPPEKRFPSPSLLATNYYGSTMALILSLRKVNGDLSDNQSKLKAALASIEIDAPNGKIKLDSNRQAIGTNFVTEVVDDGKGALFSKVVKVIPNVNQTLGYDPAVFAKIGLPSRTVPECKKY, translated from the coding sequence ATGTTGAAGGGCAGTTTGTGTCTTGCTGCGCTGGCGAGCCTGTTTATGTCGGGCGCCGCTTTTGCGCAGGAAAAAATCAAGGTCGGCGTTACGGCGACCCTGGAGGGCACCTACACCGTGCTCGGCGAAGATGGCATTCGCGGTTTTCAGACCGCGTTGAACAAATTCGGCAAGAAAGTCGGCGACAAGGAACTCGAATTCGTCATTGCCTCCACCGACGCCACGCCGGATTCCGCGGTGCGCGCTGTTCGCAAGCTGATCGAGCAGGACAAAGTGCAGATCCTGCTTTCACCGCTATCAGGCGACGAAGGTATTGCGGTCAAGAATTTCGCCAAGACGCACCCGGAACTGACGTTCGTGAACGCCGCTTCCGGCGCGCAGGAAACAACCTATGTCGACCCGGCGCCAAACTTCTTCCGCTACAACATGGACGGCGCCCAGTGGCAGGTCGGCCTGGGCAAATACGCCTATGAAACCAAGGGTTATCGCAAGATCGCCACGGTGGGCGAGGACTACTCGTTCATCTATACCCAGGTGTTCGGGCTCGTGCTCGATTTCTGTGGCGCCGGCGGTCAGATCACCAACCGGCAATGGGTACCGCTCGGAACCAAGGATTTTGCCTCGGTCATCGCCGCGCTGCCAGACGACGTCGACGCGGTCTATCTCGGGCTTGGCGGAGCAGACGCCGTCAACTTCCTCAACCAGTACCAGCAGGCGGGCGGCAAGGCGCATCTGCTCGGCGGCTCGATCATGGTCGACCAGACCATCCTTTCCGCCAAGGGCAACGCCAAGAACGCGCTGATCGGCACCATCGCCGCCAGCGGCCAGGCCGACACCTGGGAGGATCCGGGCTGGCAGGCCTTCGTGAAGGACTATCAGGCCGCCTTCCCGCCGGAGAAACGCTTCCCGAGCCCGTCTTTGCTCGCGACCAATTACTATGGCTCGACGATGGCGTTGATACTCTCGCTCAGGAAAGTCAACGGCGACCTCAGCGACAATCAGTCCAAGCTGAAGGCCGCACTGGCGTCCATCGAGATCGATGCACCCAACGGGAAAATCAAGCTCGATTCCAATCGTCAGGCGATCGGCACCAACTTCGTCACCGAAGTCGTCGACGACGGCAAGGGCGCGCTGTTCAGCAAGGTCGTGAAAGTCATACCGAACGTGAACCAGACGCTCGGCTACGACCCGGCGGTATTCGCCAAGATCGGCCTGCCGAGCCGCACGGTTCCCGAGTGCAAAAAGTACTGA
- a CDS encoding helix-turn-helix transcriptional regulator — MSRALAVFHGHFGRATVYQLNRPFNVHAHREGHLIFHIGGTPGRIEVFEQPHLLCEETVVAVNPWEPHNFLPKDLAHGALFLVLYVNAEWFAGVRGLRFGCTKFKRTATLDGNIRAAAAMVCGAPSLNGLDGELRSLIDACHEESWRQAEASPEDHAGGAVTDFRVRKSIRLLAEGVGAEIELDAIARESGLSRPHFYKLFRSQTGITPHIYVNTLLMEKALDSLVSTETSIADIGFDLGFSSQSSFTHFFAGNVGMAPTDYRRAAKVLRA, encoded by the coding sequence ATGAGCCGGGCTCTTGCCGTCTTTCACGGCCATTTTGGCCGGGCGACGGTCTATCAGCTCAATCGTCCCTTCAACGTTCACGCACATCGCGAAGGGCATTTGATCTTCCACATCGGCGGCACGCCAGGCCGCATCGAGGTGTTCGAGCAACCGCATTTGCTCTGCGAAGAAACCGTGGTCGCGGTCAATCCCTGGGAACCGCACAATTTCCTTCCGAAAGATTTGGCGCATGGTGCGCTCTTCCTCGTCCTTTACGTCAATGCCGAGTGGTTCGCAGGCGTCCGCGGCCTGCGCTTCGGGTGCACGAAATTCAAGCGCACGGCGACGCTCGATGGAAATATCAGGGCGGCGGCTGCCATGGTTTGCGGTGCGCCCTCGCTCAACGGCCTCGACGGGGAACTTCGCAGCCTGATCGACGCCTGCCACGAAGAGAGCTGGCGCCAGGCGGAGGCCTCGCCGGAGGATCACGCCGGTGGCGCGGTCACGGATTTTCGCGTGCGCAAGTCCATCAGGCTGCTGGCGGAAGGTGTTGGCGCCGAGATCGAACTCGATGCGATCGCGCGCGAGTCGGGCCTGTCGCGACCGCATTTCTACAAGCTTTTCCGCAGCCAAACCGGCATTACCCCTCATATCTACGTCAACACGCTGTTGATGGAGAAAGCGCTGGATTCGCTGGTGAGCACCGAAACGTCGATCGCCGATATCGGCTTCGACCTCGGCTTCTCGTCACAGAGCTCGTTCACGCACTTCTTCGCCGGCAATGTCGGCATGGCGCCCACGGACTACCGGCGCGCCGCCAAGGTCCTGAGGGCCTGA
- a CDS encoding branched-chain amino acid ABC transporter permease, producing MNKFVERHPLWSLAILIAVAAVLWLFFATWPPGLEEAFGRKKVFLSAVFNGFTLGGLYFLVASGFTLIFGLMRNVNLAHGSLYLFGGYIGYAVSVATGSWLLSFIAAFIVVALVGVAMQILVFRRIEGQDLRQTMVTIGLSIVFADLMLWAFGGDFYQIQTPQTLVGPIELPFVTAVKSSGEAVYLQYPMVRLVIFLASVVIGVAMWLALNRTRIGMIVRAGVDDRDILAAMGVRIQLVFVLVFALGAGLAGIAGVVGGTFQSISPGEDIRFLLASLVVVIIGGMGSIPGAALGALIVGLAEQLGSVYIPTYAIVVTFLIMVLVLAVRPQGLLAGR from the coding sequence ATGAACAAATTCGTCGAACGCCATCCGTTGTGGTCACTCGCCATTCTGATTGCCGTGGCGGCGGTGCTGTGGTTGTTCTTCGCAACCTGGCCGCCGGGATTGGAGGAAGCGTTCGGCAGGAAGAAGGTGTTCCTCAGCGCCGTTTTCAACGGCTTCACGCTCGGCGGCCTGTATTTCCTGGTGGCGAGCGGATTCACCCTGATCTTCGGGCTGATGCGCAACGTCAACCTGGCCCACGGCTCGCTCTATCTGTTCGGCGGCTATATCGGCTACGCGGTGAGCGTCGCGACCGGATCCTGGTTATTGAGCTTCATCGCCGCCTTCATCGTCGTCGCGCTGGTCGGCGTCGCCATGCAGATCCTCGTCTTTCGTCGCATCGAGGGACAGGACCTGCGCCAGACCATGGTGACGATCGGGCTGTCGATCGTGTTTGCCGACCTGATGCTGTGGGCCTTCGGTGGCGACTTCTACCAGATTCAGACGCCGCAGACGCTGGTTGGCCCGATCGAATTGCCGTTCGTCACTGCCGTCAAGTCTTCGGGCGAGGCGGTCTATCTGCAATATCCGATGGTGCGCCTGGTTATCTTCCTGGCGTCCGTCGTCATCGGTGTCGCCATGTGGCTTGCGCTCAACCGCACCCGCATCGGCATGATCGTGCGCGCCGGCGTCGACGATCGCGACATTCTGGCGGCAATGGGCGTGCGCATTCAGCTGGTGTTCGTCCTGGTGTTCGCGCTCGGTGCCGGTCTTGCCGGCATAGCCGGCGTCGTCGGAGGCACGTTTCAGTCGATCTCGCCCGGCGAAGACATCCGCTTCCTGCTCGCTTCCCTCGTGGTCGTCATCATCGGCGGCATGGGATCGATCCCCGGCGCGGCACTCGGCGCGCTGATCGTCGGCCTCGCCGAGCAGCTCGGCTCGGTTTACATTCCGACCTATGCGATCGTGGTGACATTTCTGATCATGGTGCTCGTGCTGGCCGTTCGGCCGCAGGGCCTGCTGGCGGGCCGCTAG
- a CDS encoding branched-chain amino acid ABC transporter permease gives MSITQDARLQPKPATAAAPLNGFVRSELGHPAAWVVAFLLLIMPLIANGFFLIEIFGTTLILGIVALSLMFLAGYGGMVSLMQLTIAGVAGYMAAVLGASGNANISLGWPWWLATPMALALATLFGTIGGALAVRTEGIYTIMITLAIASAFYYFTNQNWVIFNGHTGINSVVTPHFWGVDWRADIPFYYVILAVAALCFGAVSYLSRAPFGLALQGVRDNPRRMAALGFNVNAHRVAAYAFASFLAALGGVLQVWNYRQISPGSVGVERAIDILIIAVVGGITRPVGPFIGALIFVLLRTFTLDFLVAIGLDGNRFRLLIGLGFLVIVLFSPDGVVGLWERWRDRGQSGRQLPGGDRHG, from the coding sequence ATGTCGATCACGCAGGACGCGCGACTTCAGCCCAAACCGGCCACTGCCGCTGCGCCCTTGAACGGCTTCGTCCGATCGGAATTAGGTCATCCGGCCGCCTGGGTCGTGGCCTTCCTCCTGTTGATCATGCCGCTGATCGCCAACGGCTTCTTCCTCATCGAGATTTTCGGCACGACGCTCATTCTCGGCATCGTGGCATTGAGCCTGATGTTCCTGGCCGGCTATGGCGGCATGGTCAGCCTGATGCAGCTGACCATCGCGGGCGTTGCCGGCTACATGGCCGCGGTGCTCGGCGCCAGCGGCAATGCCAATATCAGCCTCGGATGGCCCTGGTGGCTCGCGACGCCGATGGCGCTCGCTCTGGCGACGCTCTTCGGCACCATCGGCGGGGCGCTGGCGGTGCGCACCGAGGGCATCTATACCATCATGATCACGCTGGCGATCGCATCGGCGTTCTACTACTTCACCAACCAGAACTGGGTCATCTTCAACGGCCATACTGGAATCAACAGCGTCGTCACGCCGCATTTCTGGGGCGTCGACTGGCGCGCGGATATCCCCTTCTACTACGTGATACTTGCGGTCGCGGCCCTCTGCTTCGGCGCGGTCAGCTATCTCTCGCGCGCACCGTTCGGTCTGGCCCTGCAAGGTGTGCGCGACAACCCGCGCCGCATGGCCGCGCTCGGGTTCAACGTCAATGCGCACCGCGTCGCCGCCTATGCATTCGCCTCCTTTCTGGCCGCGCTCGGCGGCGTCCTGCAGGTCTGGAACTACCGGCAGATCTCGCCTGGCTCGGTCGGCGTCGAGCGGGCCATCGACATTCTCATCATTGCCGTCGTTGGCGGCATCACGCGTCCGGTCGGCCCATTCATCGGCGCCCTTATCTTTGTCCTGCTGCGCACCTTCACGCTGGATTTCCTGGTGGCGATCGGGCTCGACGGCAATCGCTTCCGCCTGCTGATCGGCCTGGGCTTCCTGGTCATCGTGCTGTTCTCCCCGGACGGCGTCGTCGGTCTCTGGGAGC